Proteins encoded together in one Lutra lutra chromosome 4, mLutLut1.2, whole genome shotgun sequence window:
- the LOC125097465 gene encoding uncharacterized protein LOC125097465 — protein sequence MLARTSSSCALALELRAGTRRFRRGNGARAPGEGARVGGGALQNPLLPACLQVLRARAPHNLSTPLLPVQGQPRRSGGWEQQDPHNRRADVPRSCGRCPDEGRRFSHPGCSPKAEVPKLGVGSNCAGPGAGLSHSLEGTMCVCWGVSQAEGTAGGGASSHVPGQVARPAGPPPHTLPCPLGDLPALLGPCRWEGGGPGGDHRLWGAPQAAAGSSHLPAGLWQPQHPLPCGGGGRGDMVLKELDQERYMRFSDSEQCPGLLTPSDGGPWPPPPSQAPKGVSPHPALLGPSVEDLSSPAHRVGPGIRHMGPTPPRMGCDHVQMTVFPHPQWQVPAMGTPPDLYHTDA from the coding sequence ATGCTAGCCCGGACGAGCTCGAGCTGCGCGCTGGCACTCGAGCTGCGCGCTGGCACGAGGCGGTTCCGCCGCGGGAATGGGGCCAGGGCGCCGGGGGAGGGAGCGCGGGTGGGCGGGGGCGCCCTGCAGAACCCCTTGCTCCCCGCGTGCTTGCAGGTGCTGCGGGCAAGGGCCCCCCACAATCTATCAACACCCCTGCTGCCCGTCCAAGGCCAACCTCGCCGCAGCGGAGGCTGGGAGCAGCAGGACCCTCACAACAGAAGGGCTGATGTCCCCAGAAGCTGCGGCAGGTGCCCTGACGAGGGCAGACGGTTCTCCCACCCTGGCTGTTCCCCAAAGGCAGAGGTGCCCAAGCTTGGAGTGGGCTCAAACTGTGCAGGGCCTGGAGCAGGCCTTTCCCACTCCCTAGAGGgaacaatgtgtgtgtgttggggggtgtcccaggcagaggggacagcggGTGGAGGGGCTTCATCTCATGTGCCAGGCCAGGTAGCCAGGCCAGCAgggccccccccacacacactcccctGTCCCCTAGGAGACTTGCCGGCCCTGCTTGGTCCCtgcaggtgggagggaggtgggccgGGTGGGGACCACAGGCTTTGGGGTGCACCCCAGGCTGCAGCAGGGAGCTCCCATCTGCCTGCAGGCCTTTGGCAGCCTCAGCATCCCCTTccatgtggtgggggagggagaggagacatGGTTTTGAAAGAACTGGACCAAGAAAGATACATGAGATTCAGTGACTCAGAGCAGTGCCCAGGTCTGCTGACACCTTCTGACGGTGGCCCATGGCCTCCTCCACCATCCCAGGCTCCAAAGGGTGTCTCTCCACATCCAGCCCTGCTTGGGCCAAGCGTGGAGGACTTGAGCTCCCCAGCCCACAGGGTTGGCCCTGGAATCAGGCACATGGGACCCACGCCCCCAAGGATGGGCTGTGACCATGTCCAGATGACTGTGTTCCCGCATCCCCAGTGGCAGGTGCCAGCCATGGGAACGCCCCCAGACCTCTACCACACTGATGCTTAG